A single Euwallacea similis isolate ESF13 chromosome 1, ESF131.1, whole genome shotgun sequence DNA region contains:
- the Ptpmeg gene encoding tyrosine-protein phosphatase non-receptor type 4 isoform X2 yields the protein MIESVSKRGFGSSSGTYNVQALELAAAKERKLKGLSITVKFLDDTDHTFHVEKKSKGTVLLDQVYNHLELVEKDYFGLQFSNDGCYNRNSECILWLDPSKSIKKQLGNCQHPIYFRVKFYVSDPSKLHEEYTRYQFYLQLRCDILHEKLILPPSTAILLASYIVQSELGDYNLEEHGQDYLSNLCLVPNQTEEMERKIAELHKLHKNQLPADAEFNFLDHAKRLDMYGVELHNAKDNTNKTIQLGVTHIGLVVFHNNIKINTFSWSKIMKISFKRKQFFIQLRREPSEDYDTLLGFNMESYRSSKTLWKSCVEHHTFFRLDSPKVKRKFLSLGSKFTYSGRTEYQTASEVKRKGILERKFVRSPSKQLIKEKALPPPPLEDKGKVSIAPPRPSRPYDTHKVTTTCTKEPKPAWTEDVRISDETLEGPFSPGIAGRVMSYADEEIPSPLSNGVYDTPPYSVSQSPTSQLIEENLSTVVLYPDKDGKYGFNVKGGTEVSVPIVVSKVAPNTPADKCVPRLSEGDQVLQINGQDVTNVLQPEVVALVQIARNTDSGKLVLLVRPNAIYQDEEFEEPPYQYVPANDVGVPSGNLPSRHIHVLYKVSVDLVGNLLEQSMYLLADGLASGALIARYEMIHRKHPDLTCNEAAKPENLNKNRYRDISPYDQTRVILQNPVNGEYINANFVEMKIAGTEVVNRYIATQGPLQSTTEDFWQMVLEQGSTLIVMLTTVIERGRAKCHKYWPDVGQVLTLQNAIVKCVKEETDDTGSFIFRDFVLIDVKDDNTSREIKHMQYIAWPDHGVPDSPQQFLTFTKDVQNNRKDDKPVIVHCSAGIGRTGVLVLMETALCLMEAEEPVYPLEIVKTMREQRAMMIQNANQYRFVCESVYAAYTLKASSAECPEDPTAKE from the exons atgaTAGAGAGTGTATCGAAACGAGGGTTTGGCAGTTCTAGTGGTACATATAATGTACAGGCTTTAGAACTGGCTGCAGCAAAGGAAAGAAAACTCAAGGGGTTAAGCATTACTGTTAA GTTTTTGGATGATACAGACCACACATTTCATGTAGAAAAAAAGTCAAAGGGCACAGTCCTATTGGACCAGGTGTATAATCACTTAGAACTTGTGGAAAAAGATTACTTTGGGTTACAGTTTTCCAATGATGGTTGCTACAATAGGAATTCAGAATGTATA TTATGGCTTGATCCGTCCAAATCGATTAAAAAACAGCTGGGTAATTGCCAACATCCCATCTACTTTAGGGTTAAGTTTTATGTATCCGATCCAAGTAAATTACATGAAGAGTATACCAGATATCAGTTCTACTTACAATTAAGATGCGATATTTTACATGAGAAGCTAATTTTACCTCCTTCTACTGCCATTTTATTAGCTAGTTATATTGTTCAAT CGGAATTAGGTGATTAcaatctagaggaacatggACAAGACTACTTATCAAATTTATGTCTGGTTCCAAACCAGACTGAAGAAATGGAGAGAAAAATCGCCGAATTACATAAGTTACATAA GAATCAACTTCCTGCAGAtgcagaatttaattttctggatCATGCAAAGCGTTTAGACATGTATGGGGTGGAACTCCATAATGCCAAG gaCAATACAAACAAAACCATCCAACTAGGGGTCACCCATATTGGCCTTGTAGTGTTCcataataacataaaaattaacacattttcttggtccaaaataatgaaaatctcTTTCAAacgtaaacaatttttcattcaacTTAGGAGAGAGCCG TCTGAAGACTATGATACTCTATTGGGTTTCAACATGGAGAGCTATAGATCATCAAAAACCTTATGGAAATCTTGTGTAGAGCACCACACATTTTTCAGGCTTGATTCGCCTAAGGTTAAACGCAAATTCCTCTCCTTGGGATCAAAATTCACTTATTCAGGCAGAACTGAATATCAAACTGCTTCTGAGGTGAAAAGAAAGGGAATTTTGGAAAGGAAATTTGTTAGGTCACCCAGCAAGCAATTG ATTAAAGAGAAAGCTCTGCCTCCACCACCTCTTGAGGACAAAGGCAAAGTGTCAATAGCCCCTCCGCGACCATCACGGCCTTACGACACCCATAAAGTCACGACCACCTGCACAAAAGAACCGAAACCGGCTTGGACAGAAGACGTGAGGATTTCAGACGA AACCCTAGAGGGGCCCTTTTCTCCTGGTATTGCCGGTAGGGTGATGAGTTATGCAGATGAAGAGATTCCATCTCCATTATCAAACGGGGTCTACGACACGCCCCCTTATAGCGTCAGCCAGTCTCCAACCTCTCAgctaattgaagaaaatttgtcTACTGTGGTGCTTTATCCAGATAAAGATGGCAAATATGGGTTCAATGTTAAAG GAGGCACCGAAGTGAGCGTTCCAATAGTAGTATCGAAGGTCGCTCCTAACACCCCGGCTGATAAATGCGTTCCCCGTTTATCCGAGGGAGATCAAGTTTTGCAAATAAACGGTCAAGACGTCACTAACGTCCTTCAGCCTGAAGTAGTAGCTTTAGTTCAAATTGCTAGAAATACTGATTCAG GAAAACTTGTTCTTCTTGTCCGGCCCAATGCAATTTACCAAGATGAAGAATTTGAGGAACCTCCTTACCAATATGTGCCCGCCAATGATGTGGGAGTACCCTCCGGTAATTTACCATCACGCCACATACATGTTTTGTATAAAGTTTCTGTCGATTTAGTTGGAAATTTGTTGGAACAGTCCATGTACCTCTTGGCAGACGGTTTAGCTAGCGGCGCTCTTATTGCTAGATACGAAATGATTCACCGGAAGCATCCAGACCTGACCTGCAACGAGGCAGCAAAGCCTGAGAACTTGAACAAGAATCGATACAGGGATATTTCACCTT ACGACCAAACCAGAGTGATTTTGCAAAACCCAGTAAACGGAGAGTATATCAATGCGAATTTTGTGGAAATGAAGATTGCGGGCACCGAAGTCGTCAATCGCTATATTGCTACTCAAG GGCCTCTTCAGTCCACGACAGAAGACTTCTGGCAGATGGTTCTGGAACAGGGCTCAACACTGATCGTGATGTTGACCACAGTAATAGAGCGGGGTAGGGCCAAATGTCACAAATATTGGCCTGACGTGGGGCAGGTTTTAACGCTGCAGAATGCTATAGTGAAGTGCGTAAAGGAGGAAACTGATGATACAGGCAGCTTTATCTTTCGCGATTTTGTGCTTATTGACGTTAAG gACGATAACACATCTCGCGAAATCAAACACATGCAATACATAGCGTGGCCAGACCATGGTGTCCCCGATTCCCCTCAACAGTTTCTTACTTTTACGAAGGACGTTCAGAATAATCGCAAAGACGACAAACCGGTCATTGTGCATTGCAGCGCCGGAATTGGTCGAACTGGTGTTTTGGTGCTTATGGAAACCGCTCTGTGTTTAATGGAAGCTGAAGAACCTGTTTATCCACTGGAAATTGTGAAGACGATGAGGGAGCAACGCGCTATGATGATACAAAACGCT aaccAATACAGATTTGTTTGTGAAAGTGTCTATGCGGCCTATACCCTAAAAGCGTCTTCCGCTGAATGTCCCGAAGACCCCACTGCTAAGGAATGA
- the Ptpmeg gene encoding tyrosine-protein phosphatase non-receptor type 4 isoform X1: MIESVSKRGFGSSSGTYNVQALELAAAKERKLKGLSITVKFLDDTDHTFHVEKKSKGTVLLDQVYNHLELVEKDYFGLQFSNDGCYNRNSECILWLDPSKSIKKQLGNCQHPIYFRVKFYVSDPSKLHEEYTRYQFYLQLRCDILHEKLILPPSTAILLASYIVQSELGDYNLEEHGQDYLSNLCLVPNQTEEMERKIAELHKLHKNQLPADAEFNFLDHAKRLDMYGVELHNAKDNTNKTIQLGVTHIGLVVFHNNIKINTFSWSKIMKISFKRKQFFIQLRREPSEDYDTLLGFNMESYRSSKTLWKSCVEHHTFFRLDSPKVKRKFLSLGSKFTYSGRTEYQTASEVKRKGILERKFVRSPSKQLIKEKALPPPPLEDKGKVSIAPPRPSRPYDTHKVTTTCTKEPKPAWTEDVRISDDDGGFLERTLEGPFSPGIAGRVMSYADEEIPSPLSNGVYDTPPYSVSQSPTSQLIEENLSTVVLYPDKDGKYGFNVKGGTEVSVPIVVSKVAPNTPADKCVPRLSEGDQVLQINGQDVTNVLQPEVVALVQIARNTDSGKLVLLVRPNAIYQDEEFEEPPYQYVPANDVGVPSGNLPSRHIHVLYKVSVDLVGNLLEQSMYLLADGLASGALIARYEMIHRKHPDLTCNEAAKPENLNKNRYRDISPYDQTRVILQNPVNGEYINANFVEMKIAGTEVVNRYIATQGPLQSTTEDFWQMVLEQGSTLIVMLTTVIERGRAKCHKYWPDVGQVLTLQNAIVKCVKEETDDTGSFIFRDFVLIDVKDDNTSREIKHMQYIAWPDHGVPDSPQQFLTFTKDVQNNRKDDKPVIVHCSAGIGRTGVLVLMETALCLMEAEEPVYPLEIVKTMREQRAMMIQNANQYRFVCESVYAAYTLKASSAECPEDPTAKE; the protein is encoded by the exons atgaTAGAGAGTGTATCGAAACGAGGGTTTGGCAGTTCTAGTGGTACATATAATGTACAGGCTTTAGAACTGGCTGCAGCAAAGGAAAGAAAACTCAAGGGGTTAAGCATTACTGTTAA GTTTTTGGATGATACAGACCACACATTTCATGTAGAAAAAAAGTCAAAGGGCACAGTCCTATTGGACCAGGTGTATAATCACTTAGAACTTGTGGAAAAAGATTACTTTGGGTTACAGTTTTCCAATGATGGTTGCTACAATAGGAATTCAGAATGTATA TTATGGCTTGATCCGTCCAAATCGATTAAAAAACAGCTGGGTAATTGCCAACATCCCATCTACTTTAGGGTTAAGTTTTATGTATCCGATCCAAGTAAATTACATGAAGAGTATACCAGATATCAGTTCTACTTACAATTAAGATGCGATATTTTACATGAGAAGCTAATTTTACCTCCTTCTACTGCCATTTTATTAGCTAGTTATATTGTTCAAT CGGAATTAGGTGATTAcaatctagaggaacatggACAAGACTACTTATCAAATTTATGTCTGGTTCCAAACCAGACTGAAGAAATGGAGAGAAAAATCGCCGAATTACATAAGTTACATAA GAATCAACTTCCTGCAGAtgcagaatttaattttctggatCATGCAAAGCGTTTAGACATGTATGGGGTGGAACTCCATAATGCCAAG gaCAATACAAACAAAACCATCCAACTAGGGGTCACCCATATTGGCCTTGTAGTGTTCcataataacataaaaattaacacattttcttggtccaaaataatgaaaatctcTTTCAAacgtaaacaatttttcattcaacTTAGGAGAGAGCCG TCTGAAGACTATGATACTCTATTGGGTTTCAACATGGAGAGCTATAGATCATCAAAAACCTTATGGAAATCTTGTGTAGAGCACCACACATTTTTCAGGCTTGATTCGCCTAAGGTTAAACGCAAATTCCTCTCCTTGGGATCAAAATTCACTTATTCAGGCAGAACTGAATATCAAACTGCTTCTGAGGTGAAAAGAAAGGGAATTTTGGAAAGGAAATTTGTTAGGTCACCCAGCAAGCAATTG ATTAAAGAGAAAGCTCTGCCTCCACCACCTCTTGAGGACAAAGGCAAAGTGTCAATAGCCCCTCCGCGACCATCACGGCCTTACGACACCCATAAAGTCACGACCACCTGCACAAAAGAACCGAAACCGGCTTGGACAGAAGACGTGAGGATTTCAGACGA TGACGGTGGGTTTCTGGAAAGAACCCTAGAGGGGCCCTTTTCTCCTGGTATTGCCGGTAGGGTGATGAGTTATGCAGATGAAGAGATTCCATCTCCATTATCAAACGGGGTCTACGACACGCCCCCTTATAGCGTCAGCCAGTCTCCAACCTCTCAgctaattgaagaaaatttgtcTACTGTGGTGCTTTATCCAGATAAAGATGGCAAATATGGGTTCAATGTTAAAG GAGGCACCGAAGTGAGCGTTCCAATAGTAGTATCGAAGGTCGCTCCTAACACCCCGGCTGATAAATGCGTTCCCCGTTTATCCGAGGGAGATCAAGTTTTGCAAATAAACGGTCAAGACGTCACTAACGTCCTTCAGCCTGAAGTAGTAGCTTTAGTTCAAATTGCTAGAAATACTGATTCAG GAAAACTTGTTCTTCTTGTCCGGCCCAATGCAATTTACCAAGATGAAGAATTTGAGGAACCTCCTTACCAATATGTGCCCGCCAATGATGTGGGAGTACCCTCCGGTAATTTACCATCACGCCACATACATGTTTTGTATAAAGTTTCTGTCGATTTAGTTGGAAATTTGTTGGAACAGTCCATGTACCTCTTGGCAGACGGTTTAGCTAGCGGCGCTCTTATTGCTAGATACGAAATGATTCACCGGAAGCATCCAGACCTGACCTGCAACGAGGCAGCAAAGCCTGAGAACTTGAACAAGAATCGATACAGGGATATTTCACCTT ACGACCAAACCAGAGTGATTTTGCAAAACCCAGTAAACGGAGAGTATATCAATGCGAATTTTGTGGAAATGAAGATTGCGGGCACCGAAGTCGTCAATCGCTATATTGCTACTCAAG GGCCTCTTCAGTCCACGACAGAAGACTTCTGGCAGATGGTTCTGGAACAGGGCTCAACACTGATCGTGATGTTGACCACAGTAATAGAGCGGGGTAGGGCCAAATGTCACAAATATTGGCCTGACGTGGGGCAGGTTTTAACGCTGCAGAATGCTATAGTGAAGTGCGTAAAGGAGGAAACTGATGATACAGGCAGCTTTATCTTTCGCGATTTTGTGCTTATTGACGTTAAG gACGATAACACATCTCGCGAAATCAAACACATGCAATACATAGCGTGGCCAGACCATGGTGTCCCCGATTCCCCTCAACAGTTTCTTACTTTTACGAAGGACGTTCAGAATAATCGCAAAGACGACAAACCGGTCATTGTGCATTGCAGCGCCGGAATTGGTCGAACTGGTGTTTTGGTGCTTATGGAAACCGCTCTGTGTTTAATGGAAGCTGAAGAACCTGTTTATCCACTGGAAATTGTGAAGACGATGAGGGAGCAACGCGCTATGATGATACAAAACGCT aaccAATACAGATTTGTTTGTGAAAGTGTCTATGCGGCCTATACCCTAAAAGCGTCTTCCGCTGAATGTCCCGAAGACCCCACTGCTAAGGAATGA
- the Ptpmeg gene encoding tyrosine-protein phosphatase non-receptor type 4 isoform X3: MIESVSKRGFGSSSGTYNVQALELAAAKERKLKGLSITVKFLDDTDHTFHVEKKSKGTVLLDQVYNHLELVEKDYFGLQFSNDGCYNRNSECILWLDPSKSIKKQLGNCQHPIYFRVKFYVSDPSKLHEEYTRYQFYLQLRCDILHEKLILPPSTAILLASYIVQSELGDYNLEEHGQDYLSNLCLVPNQTEEMERKIAELHKLHKNQLPADAEFNFLDHAKRLDMYGVELHNAKDNTNKTIQLGVTHIGLVVFHNNIKINTFSWSKIMKISFKRKQFFIQLRREPSEDYDTLLGFNMESYRSSKTLWKSCVEHHTFFRLDSPKVKRKFLSLGSKFTYSGRTEYQTASEVKRKGILERKFVRSPSKQLIKEKALPPPPLEDKGKVSIAPPRPSRPYDTHKVTTTCTKEPKPAWTEDVRISDDDGGFLERTLEGPFSPGIAGRVMSYADEEIPSPLSNGVYDTPPYSVSQSPTSQLIEENLSTVVLYPDKDGKYGFNVKGGTEVSVPIVVSKVAPNTPADKCVPRLSEGDQVLQINGQDVTNVLQPEVVALVQIARNTDSGKLVLLVRPNAIYQDEEFEEPPYQYVPANDVGVPSVGNLLEQSMYLLADGLASGALIARYEMIHRKHPDLTCNEAAKPENLNKNRYRDISPYDQTRVILQNPVNGEYINANFVEMKIAGTEVVNRYIATQGPLQSTTEDFWQMVLEQGSTLIVMLTTVIERGRAKCHKYWPDVGQVLTLQNAIVKCVKEETDDTGSFIFRDFVLIDVKDDNTSREIKHMQYIAWPDHGVPDSPQQFLTFTKDVQNNRKDDKPVIVHCSAGIGRTGVLVLMETALCLMEAEEPVYPLEIVKTMREQRAMMIQNANQYRFVCESVYAAYTLKASSAECPEDPTAKE, encoded by the exons atgaTAGAGAGTGTATCGAAACGAGGGTTTGGCAGTTCTAGTGGTACATATAATGTACAGGCTTTAGAACTGGCTGCAGCAAAGGAAAGAAAACTCAAGGGGTTAAGCATTACTGTTAA GTTTTTGGATGATACAGACCACACATTTCATGTAGAAAAAAAGTCAAAGGGCACAGTCCTATTGGACCAGGTGTATAATCACTTAGAACTTGTGGAAAAAGATTACTTTGGGTTACAGTTTTCCAATGATGGTTGCTACAATAGGAATTCAGAATGTATA TTATGGCTTGATCCGTCCAAATCGATTAAAAAACAGCTGGGTAATTGCCAACATCCCATCTACTTTAGGGTTAAGTTTTATGTATCCGATCCAAGTAAATTACATGAAGAGTATACCAGATATCAGTTCTACTTACAATTAAGATGCGATATTTTACATGAGAAGCTAATTTTACCTCCTTCTACTGCCATTTTATTAGCTAGTTATATTGTTCAAT CGGAATTAGGTGATTAcaatctagaggaacatggACAAGACTACTTATCAAATTTATGTCTGGTTCCAAACCAGACTGAAGAAATGGAGAGAAAAATCGCCGAATTACATAAGTTACATAA GAATCAACTTCCTGCAGAtgcagaatttaattttctggatCATGCAAAGCGTTTAGACATGTATGGGGTGGAACTCCATAATGCCAAG gaCAATACAAACAAAACCATCCAACTAGGGGTCACCCATATTGGCCTTGTAGTGTTCcataataacataaaaattaacacattttcttggtccaaaataatgaaaatctcTTTCAAacgtaaacaatttttcattcaacTTAGGAGAGAGCCG TCTGAAGACTATGATACTCTATTGGGTTTCAACATGGAGAGCTATAGATCATCAAAAACCTTATGGAAATCTTGTGTAGAGCACCACACATTTTTCAGGCTTGATTCGCCTAAGGTTAAACGCAAATTCCTCTCCTTGGGATCAAAATTCACTTATTCAGGCAGAACTGAATATCAAACTGCTTCTGAGGTGAAAAGAAAGGGAATTTTGGAAAGGAAATTTGTTAGGTCACCCAGCAAGCAATTG ATTAAAGAGAAAGCTCTGCCTCCACCACCTCTTGAGGACAAAGGCAAAGTGTCAATAGCCCCTCCGCGACCATCACGGCCTTACGACACCCATAAAGTCACGACCACCTGCACAAAAGAACCGAAACCGGCTTGGACAGAAGACGTGAGGATTTCAGACGA TGACGGTGGGTTTCTGGAAAGAACCCTAGAGGGGCCCTTTTCTCCTGGTATTGCCGGTAGGGTGATGAGTTATGCAGATGAAGAGATTCCATCTCCATTATCAAACGGGGTCTACGACACGCCCCCTTATAGCGTCAGCCAGTCTCCAACCTCTCAgctaattgaagaaaatttgtcTACTGTGGTGCTTTATCCAGATAAAGATGGCAAATATGGGTTCAATGTTAAAG GAGGCACCGAAGTGAGCGTTCCAATAGTAGTATCGAAGGTCGCTCCTAACACCCCGGCTGATAAATGCGTTCCCCGTTTATCCGAGGGAGATCAAGTTTTGCAAATAAACGGTCAAGACGTCACTAACGTCCTTCAGCCTGAAGTAGTAGCTTTAGTTCAAATTGCTAGAAATACTGATTCAG GAAAACTTGTTCTTCTTGTCCGGCCCAATGCAATTTACCAAGATGAAGAATTTGAGGAACCTCCTTACCAATATGTGCCCGCCAATGATGTGGGAGTACCCTCCG TTGGAAATTTGTTGGAACAGTCCATGTACCTCTTGGCAGACGGTTTAGCTAGCGGCGCTCTTATTGCTAGATACGAAATGATTCACCGGAAGCATCCAGACCTGACCTGCAACGAGGCAGCAAAGCCTGAGAACTTGAACAAGAATCGATACAGGGATATTTCACCTT ACGACCAAACCAGAGTGATTTTGCAAAACCCAGTAAACGGAGAGTATATCAATGCGAATTTTGTGGAAATGAAGATTGCGGGCACCGAAGTCGTCAATCGCTATATTGCTACTCAAG GGCCTCTTCAGTCCACGACAGAAGACTTCTGGCAGATGGTTCTGGAACAGGGCTCAACACTGATCGTGATGTTGACCACAGTAATAGAGCGGGGTAGGGCCAAATGTCACAAATATTGGCCTGACGTGGGGCAGGTTTTAACGCTGCAGAATGCTATAGTGAAGTGCGTAAAGGAGGAAACTGATGATACAGGCAGCTTTATCTTTCGCGATTTTGTGCTTATTGACGTTAAG gACGATAACACATCTCGCGAAATCAAACACATGCAATACATAGCGTGGCCAGACCATGGTGTCCCCGATTCCCCTCAACAGTTTCTTACTTTTACGAAGGACGTTCAGAATAATCGCAAAGACGACAAACCGGTCATTGTGCATTGCAGCGCCGGAATTGGTCGAACTGGTGTTTTGGTGCTTATGGAAACCGCTCTGTGTTTAATGGAAGCTGAAGAACCTGTTTATCCACTGGAAATTGTGAAGACGATGAGGGAGCAACGCGCTATGATGATACAAAACGCT aaccAATACAGATTTGTTTGTGAAAGTGTCTATGCGGCCTATACCCTAAAAGCGTCTTCCGCTGAATGTCCCGAAGACCCCACTGCTAAGGAATGA
- the LOC136413653 gene encoding S-adenosylmethionine mitochondrial carrier protein homolog: MEIEVHQKELTPISQRNMLWSAFLGGGAAGLFVDIVLFPLDTLKTRLQSEKGFRNSGGFKAIYKGLAPQVVGSAPQAAFFFITYESIKHYSEPLVPKQAMPLVYMFGASVAEVMACLVRVPMEVAKQRKQTSIAYKSSIRILMEAYKHEGFFKGVYRGFGSTIMREIPFSIIQFPTLEFCKSFYMSKFKNNIPLDSWEVAVCGSIAGGVSAAITTPLDVVKTRIMLADRRAAKSGSLTFTKTFHKVLKKDGVKGLFAGVIPRTLWIFLGGYIFFGSYDFAKNSVFDFLEERSLR, from the exons atggAGATTGAAGTACACCAAAAGGAGCTAACTCCCATAAGCCAACGCAATATGCTCTGGTCCGCCTTTTTA GGAGGTGGTGCAGCAGGTCTATTTGTAGATATAGTActttttcctctagacacCCTGAAAACCAGGTTGCAGTCAGAAAAAGGCTTCAGAAATTCTGGGGGATTCAAAGCTATTTACAAAGGTTTGGCGCCTCAGGTTGTAGGAAGCGCCCCTCAAG CTGCATTCTTTTTTATAACTTATGAGTCAATAAAGCATTACTCAGAACCGTTAGTGCCAAAACAGGCTATGCCATTGGTGTACATGTTTGGGGCTTCAGTGGCTGAAGTT ATGGCCTGTCTAGTCAGAGTTCCAATGGAAGTGGCAAAGCAAAGAAAACAAACTTCAATAGCTTATAAATCATCTATAAGGATTTTGATGGAAGCTTATAAACACGAAGGGTTTTTTAAg GGTGTTTATAGAGGTTTTGGCTCTACTATAATGAGAGAAATTCCATTCTCCATAATCCAATTTCCTACCCTTGAATTTTGCAAATCTTTTTATatgtcaaaattcaaaaataatattccattAGACTCTTGGGAAGTGGCAGTTTGTGGATCTATAGCAG GTGGGGTTTCTGCAGCCATTACTACCCCTTTAGACGTAGTGAAGACTAGAATTATGTTAGCAGATAGGAGAGCGGCGAAAAGTGGTTCTTTAACATTTACCAAAACCTTTCACAAAGTGCTTAAAAAAGATGGAGTGAAAGG ATTGTTTGCAGGAGTAATTCCAAGGACTTTATGGATCTTTTTAGGGGGATACATATTTTTCGGTAGCTAcgattttgctaaaaattcagtttttgatTTCCTTGAGGAGAGGAGTTTGAGGTGA
- the LOC136408709 gene encoding uncharacterized protein — translation MDRPLILCPCPLPKRLLTSSSWKSRNDSSNISAILYPEDSSPRLKLDEKTRGDVIVKQLLSGNNCYCRCKAKLPRPSFFKRPNSCTSMKVLDKSTLTRRSLSGCVCVDDDTTATKIATRSGETSLKPTAQRLVYDAYRQTEEDKFRKELQDYELEMAVGDSDKVDTLLNPQIFQTSSSFSNYPQQTISDDLSTHLTCLEQSIPNFRKEHFFETHDIGKFELTGNIPRDHICVHQYKLDEKQLPEAVNKGVFGRSVCRICGKPMNCTSVDRSPKIHSNKSNFYQTTVNMDKGNSKIEVLVNENDMRKSREYVEKLKKPVYRCSLALRHQKLRVV, via the coding sequence ATGGATCGTCCCTTAATTCTCTGTCCGTGTCCATTACCCAAAAGACTGCTCACTTCGTCCTCCTGGAAATCACGCAACGATTCTTCGAATATCAGTGCAATTTTATATCCTGAGGATTCATCGCCACGGTTGAAACTCGACGAAAAAACACGGGGAGATGTGATAGTCAAGCAGCTTTTGAGCGGCAACAATTGCTATTGTAGATGCAAAGCAAAGTTGCCACGGCCCAGCTTTTTCAAGCGTCCCAATTCCTGTACCAGCATGAAAGTCCTGGACAAAAGCACTTTAACTAGACGATCTTTAAGTGGCTGCGTTTGTGTGGACGACGATACTACAGCAACGAAAATTGCAACGAGAAGTGGTGAGACCTCTTTAAAGCCTACTGCCCAAAGACTTGTTTATGACGCCTATCGGCAAACTGAAGAGGATAAGTTTAGAAAAGAACTTCAAGATTATGAGCTTGAAATGGCTGTTGGCGATAGCGATAAAGTTGACACTCTATTAAAccctcaaatatttcaaacgtCCAGTTCTTTCTCTAATTATCCACAACAAACCATCTCAGATGACTTGTCAACACATCTCACCTGCTTGGAACAGTCGATACCAAATTTCCGCAAGGAACATTTCTTTGAGACGCATGACATAGGGAAATTCGAGCTAACAGGGAATATTCCGCGGGATCATATCTGCGTTCACCAGTACAAGCTTGACGAAAAACAGCTTCCAGAAGCCGTCAATAAGGGCGTTTTCGGTCGAAGTGTTTGCAGGATATGTGGAAAACCTATGAATTGCACTAGTGTAGACAGAAGCCCTAAAATTCACTCaaacaaaagtaatttttatcaaacgaCGGTAAACATGGACAAGGGAAATTCGAAGATAGAGGTGTTGGTCAATGAGAATGATATGAGGAAGTCGAGGGAATACGTTGAAAAGCTAAAGAAACCGGTGTATCGCTGCAGTTTGGCATTAAGACATCAGAAACTGAGAGTTGTATAA
- the Jra gene encoding transcription factor Jun — MSHFGDNKQLNNLKRTLTLDFNQAKKNLTFPLSTGEGGLSEVLSSPDLMKLKVDTPELENMILDNPLPGTPTPSFPFPKTVTAEQEKFAGGFMEALSNLHNSSSQQGSDSNASTIYNEPAFLPQIKEEPQIVPNISNSPPMSPVDMEYQERMKLERKRQRNRLAASKCRSRKLERISKLEDKVKLLKSENNELASVVNQLKESVGLLKLEVIEHNKSGCQIILY; from the exons ATGAGCCACTTTGGAGACAACAAGCAACTGAACAACCTCAAACGCACCCTAACCTTGGATTTCAATCAGGCCAAGAAAAACCTGACTTTCCCTTTGTCCACTGGTGAAGGAGGCCTGTCTGAAGTCTTATCATCTCCtgatttgatgaaattaaaagTGGACACTCCTGAATTGGAAAACATGATTTTAG ATAACCCACTACCAGGGACACCAACCCCATCATTTCCTTTCCCCAAAACTGTGACTGCAGAACAAGAGAAATTTGCTGGAGGCTTCATGGAAGCCTTGAGCAACCTCCACAACTCTTCCTCTCAACAAGGCTCAGACAGCAATGCCAGCACAATATATAATGAACCAGCTTTTCTGCCACAGATCAAAGAAGAGCCTCAAATAGTACCTAACATTAGCAACTCTCCCCCAATGTCCCCAGTGGATATGGAATATCAAGAAAGGATGAAACTAGAAAGGAAAAGGCAGAGGAATCGACTTGCTGCCTCCAAATGCAGGTCAAGAAAATTGGAAAGAATTTCTAAGCTTGAGGACAAGGTAAAGTTACTGAAGAGTGAGAATAATGAGTTGGCATCAGTTGTCAATCAGCTTAAGGAGTCTGTGGGGTTATTGAAGTTGGAGGTGATTGAACATAATAAAAGTGGatgtcaaattattttatattga